In Plasmodium gaboni strain SY75 chromosome 8, whole genome shotgun sequence, one DNA window encodes the following:
- a CDS encoding putative U5 snrnp-specific protein, with protein MALIKADTYVLEKDEENEVNERKSGLFCPTMLINSHKGEVYCVNFSSDGKYIASSSFDMTIMIHNVYNECETISVLRGHKNAVLQAKWLNDDNYICSASADHNLFLWDVECESKLRSFKGHDSIVNGLDIINYNLFVSCSDDNTLKIWDIRSKRAVHIIKHDFPLLSVCSDKKGEFIFTSCVDNTIKRYDCKNYILKDTFIGHKDYITGLDINSDETMLASISADESICFWDIQPFACEEKLLFQLNGPKYNIDYNLIKLSFNNDNLLACGSGDNYLYIYDYKQKILKYSLPGHSSTINDVAFHPIEDIVASCSSDHTIFLGEI; from the coding sequence ATGGCTTTAATTAAAGCTGATACGTATGTTTTAGAAAAggatgaagaaaatgaagTGAATGAAAGGAAAAGCGGATTATTTTGTCCTACTATGTTAATAAATAGTCATAAAGGAGAAGTGTATTGTGttaatttttcttctgatggaaaatatattgCATCCTCAAGTTTTGATATGACTATAATGATTcataatgtatataatgAATGTGAAACAATTAGTGTTTTAAGAGGACATAAAAATGCTGTATTACAAGCTAAATGGCtaaatgatgataattatatatgtagtGCATCAGCTGatcataatttatttttatggGATGTTGAATGTGAATCCAAATTAAGAAGTTTTAAAGGACATGATAGTATTGTTAATGGATTagatataattaattataatttatttgtttctTGTAGTGATGATAATACTCTAAAAATTTGGGATATCAGAAGTAAACGGGctgttcatattataaaacatGATTTCCCTTTATTGAGTGTGTGTTCAGATAAGAAAGGagaatttatttttacaagTTGTGTTGATAATACAATAAAAAGATATGATTGtaagaattatatattaaaagatacATTCATAGGTCATAAAGATTATATAACAGGATTAGATATTAATAGTGATGAAACAATGCTAGCTTCAATAAGTGCAGATGAATCTATTTGTTTCTGGGATATTCAACCTTTTGCATGtgaagaaaaattattgtTTCAATTAAATGGAccaaaatataatattgattataatttgattaaattatcttttaataaCGACAACCTTTTAGCTTGTGGAAGTGGAGATAactatttatatatatatgattataaacaaaaaatattaaaatattctttaCCTGGTCATAGTAGTACTATTAATGATGTTGCTTTTCATCCAATTGAAGATATCGTTGCATCTTGTTCTTCAGATCACACCATATTTTTAGGAGAGATATGA
- a CDS encoding hypothetical protein (conserved Plasmodium protein, unknown function), giving the protein MYKKFLYFSFQNFLFIIIFVVWLTSKTSKRSCCVSKYKMHDENNINLQHDIVIKRKDIMCIFYIHDIYNLDIYKNFIHYENLKKKKNYKHNDNNNNNNNNNNIQNSLCHDINDSILLKQNSLSFYIHNILLNQIYNKDPNILKDINIPRNNTFYIYKYDLYFYIENENFFCFIPYDYKHSQTFIRLYKPFYIQRCGCYTNIRKKKKKKRNKNLCSNMLSMRNNNLNVYNKIQDRYLNYLKGDNIYDMYYITIINYIKKIIKKMYRYLYIYNKGWMKYIYNQIYYIKNEKEKIIRSKRFMNEQIKEEDVDYNIVNDEKVKSIQSNEQKSYLKNNTLQYFRCFLDKAVENKNAKNELEKWIDPQRKSCYCSEESAEPCTSEDLMDINNINQIMDQTFCEHNNNNENNIVDNSRNNIFVALSDYKILKCNDKEKKNIIISQEKLYNYCKRGLYNWDNKNLYDYLNCSNVISYDITNHKTCIKKCENIKKLCNILAEFYSFEVCKKYYENNKHTEDIYINNFKYFNDHCKYFDPTNRGLILCKHKNVECFYSQWSDWSTCSKTCIENEYDTTSIRTRTRLLLNKFQTPSKSCSFIINEKNNLIDINFCSHLPSCNINNNIIKNDDDRIMPFVIPLKEIEKLNTLKYLNNDDNNLLNDNYNNDHSDNINNNINNINNNNNINECIVTDMYKYEYAISYNEKNKSCSCPNNQTPCYFKDIYNSQYWKKSLNILCKQNKDINVITADYIIIDCNMSISIKQKEIAINTYLAMTFNCHSDIFHYIFCSKNSQSIRTNFIYIIITCAFGFISAIYIIHLFINKWHIFKLFLHKQKKKKTETT; this is encoded by the coding sequence atgtataaaaaatttttgtatttttcttttcaaaattttctattcatcattatatttgttGTTTGGTTGACCTCCAAGACAAGCAAACGTTCTTGCTGTgtttcaaaatataaaatgcatgatgaaaataatattaatttacAACATGATATAGTAATTAAGAGAAAGGATATaatgtgtatattttatatacatgatatatataatttggatatatataaaaattttatacaCTACGaaaatttgaaaaaaaaaaaaaattacaaacataatgataataataataataataataataataataatatacaaaacAGTTTATGTcatgatataaatgattCTATCCTTTTGAAACAGAATTCTTTATCTTTctatatacataatattttattgaatcaaatatataataaggatccaaatattttaaaagatataaatataccaagaaataatactttttatatttataaatatgatttatatttttatatagagaatgaaaattttttttgttttattcCATATGATTATAAACATAGTCAAACATTTATAAGATTATATAAACCGTTTTATATTCAAAGATGTGGTTGTTACACAAATAttaggaaaaaaaaaaaaaaaaaaagaaataaaaatttatgtAGTAATATGTTAAGTATGAGAAACAATAATTTAAATGTATACAACAAAATACAGGATAGATATTTGAATTATCTTAAAggtgataatatatatgatatgtattatattactataataaattatataaagaagataattaaaaaaatgtacagatatttatatatatataataaaggatggatgaaatatatttataaccaaatatattacataaaaaatgagaaagaaaaaattatacgCTCAAAAAGATTTATGaatgaacaaataaaagaagaagatgttgattataatattgttaATGATGAAAAAGTTAAATCTATACAATCAAATGAACAAAAatcatatttaaaaaataatactCTTCAATACTTCCGATGTTTTCTTGATAAAGCAGTTGAGAATAAAAATGCTAAAAATGAATTAGAAAAATGGATAGATCCTCAGAGGAAATCATGTTATTGTAGTGAGGAATCTGCCGAACCATGTACATCTGAAGATCTTAtggatataaataatataaatcaaaTAATGGATCAAACATTTTGtgaacataataataataatgagaATAATATTGTTGATAATTCTAGGaacaatatttttgttGCTTTGTCagattataaaatattaaaatgtaatgataaagaaaaaaaaaatattataataagccaagaaaaattatataattattgtAAACGTGGTTTATATAATTGggataataaaaatttatatgattatttaaattGTTCTAATGTTATCAGTTATGATATAACAAATCATAAAAcatgtataaaaaaatgtgaaaatataaaaaaattatgtaatATACTAGCAGAGTTTTATTCATTTGAAgtatgtaaaaaatattatgaaaataataaacatacagaagatatatatattaataattttaaatattttaatgatcattgtaaatattttgatcCAACAAATAGAGGACTCATATTATgtaaacataaaaatgtCGAATGTTTTTATAGTCAATGGTCTGATTGGTCAACATGCTCAAAAACATGTATAGAAAATGAATATGATACAACTTCTATAAGGACACGCACAAGacttttattaaataaatttcaAACACCTTCTAAATCATGTagttttattataaatgaaaaaaataatttaatagATATAAACTTTTGTTCTCATTTACCATCttgtaatataaataataatataataaaaaatgacGATGATCGAATCATGCCATTTGTAATACcattaaaagaaatagaaaaattaaatacactcaaatatttaaataatgatgataataatttattaaatgataattataacaatGATCATTCcgataatattaataataatattaataatattaataataataataatattaatgaatGTATTGTTACAgatatgtataaatatgaatatgctatttcttataatgaaaaaaataaatcttGCTCTTGTCCTAATAATCAAACACCATGCTAttttaaagatatatataattcacAATATTGGAAAAAATCATTAAACATATTATGtaaacaaaataaagatataaatgttattactgctgattatattattattgatTGTAATATGTCTATAAgtataaaacaaaaagaaattgCCATTAATACATATCTTGCAATGACATTTAATTGCCACTCAGATATATTccattatatattttgttcaaAAAATAGTCAATCCATAAGAActaattttatttatattattattacatgTGCTTTCGGATTTATTTCAgctatatatattatacatcTGTTTATTAACAAGTGgcatatttttaaattattcttacataaacaaaaaaaaaaaaaaacagaaACAACATAA